Proteins from a single region of Trypanosoma brucei brucei TREU927 chromosome 7, complete sequence:
- a CDS encoding ribosome biogenesis protein, putative (similar to Ribosome biogenesis protein RPF2. (Swiss-Prot:P36160) [Saccharomyces cerevisiae;]) has translation MSSIGGFKRRAPKSLKTRRALKKYDPKVVENPKKILFLRGTKTSSVVNDAIVDLTAVTKPYNKRLQKRNAFYPFDGREHLEFLGFKNDCSLFCFGNDSKKRPHNLVIGRHFDFHILDMLELGIIAADRMEMPRDEAIDLASLGGKPFFVFEGSEFVSDPTFVRLKNLLIDFFRGSSETEINLDGYDRVLSFSLRSANGGDVCVPPATDCYGTGKQQQEKGNTILCMRHYALHKPSTAAGIPRNFGANIRLLDIGPNFDFILRRASFATPAEFKVSTKLPKEVLATLRSTAANVSADPLNNLRGQLHVGKQDVQQLNLRRFKAHKRSARSATEGENDTQQREEAEGEPMVKRHRRRRGNENEDDINPDRDI, from the coding sequence ATGTCCTCTATCGGTGGCTTCAAGCGCCGTGCGCCCAAGTCGCTAAAAACACGCCGTGCTTTGAAGAAATATGACCCGAAGGTTGTGGAGAACCCGAAGAAGATTCTATTTTTAAGGGGGACGAAGACGAGCAGCGTTGTTAACGATGCAATTGTCGACCTCACAGCCGTGACGAAGCCGTATAACAAGCGTTTACAGAAACGTAACGCTTTTTATCCCTTCGATGGACGCGAGCACCTGGAGTTCCTCGGTTTTAAGAACGACTGctcattgttttgttttggtaaCGACAGCAAAAAGCGACCTCACAACCTCGTAATCGGTCGCCATTTCGATTTCCACATTCTTGACATGTTAGAGCTGGGCATCATCGCTGCGGACAGAATGGAAATGCCGCGGGACGAAGCGATTGATCTCGCGTCACTAGGCGGAAAacccttttttgtgttcgaAGGAAGTGAATTTGTGTCTGACCCCACATTCGTACGACTGAAGAACCTCCTCATTGATTTTTTTCGCGGTAGCAGTGAAACGGAAATAAACCTGGATGGATATGACCGCGTGTTGTCCTTTTCTCTGAGGTCGGCCAATGGTGGGGACGTTTGTGTGCCGCCGGCGACAGATTGTTATGGCACTgggaagcaacaacaggaaaagggGAACACTATTTTGTGCATGCGGCACTATGCACTGCACAAACCGTCCACAGCTGCTGGGATTCCGAGGAACTTTGGCGCAAATATCCGACTGTTAGACATTGGACCAAATTTCGATTTTATTCTCCGCCGCGCATCCTTTGCTACACCCGCAGAATTCAAGGTCTCAACCAAACTACCCAAGGAGGTTTTGGCCACATTACGTTCCACGGCGGCTAACGTAAGCGCAGATCCACTAAATAACCTCCGAGGACAACTACACGTTGGTAAACAGGACGTCCAGCAGCTCAATCTTCGGCGGTTTAAAGCACATAAAAGGTCAGCTCGCTCTGCAACTGAAGGAGAGAATGATACGCAGCAGAGGGAAGAAGCGGAGGGTGAACCGATGGTAAAACGTCACCGGCGTAGGCGAGGCAATGAAAATGAGGATGACATAAACCCCGATAGGGATATTTGA
- a CDS encoding leucine-rich repeat protein (LRRP), putative codes for MPNAIGLHCMSRMRELHLSGSCVTDRHLCNVGVGKCLVRLSIESCTNLTDVSLLTAVETLEEVRLDGCKNVVKGINEFGRMPYLRVLILKETSVTDRCLRGFASSRSLVKLFIESCSQPTDVSPISAVETLEEVRLDGCKNVVKGINEFGRMPYLRVLILREVGVTDRCLRGLSCCRSLVELALEYCLQLTDVSPISMLETLQKVRFDGCKNVVKGFGELGRVPYLQTLSLNETNVDDRALFTLRATGSLVELSLESCPQLTDVTHLSMIDTLQKIVLEGCANVAKGVGLLGRLPALRELYAGATSIADTSISALSRSGTLTKIDVKFCQGLTDVSPLVDMKLLEEINLEGCKNVEHGLPCLEKLNLLRVLHLTETQMTDDYLRGLCASCSIVVLDVSLCDQLVDMSPLASIETLEVLRANNCKSVVRGVGALGGLRALRELGLKATMIKNKSLCGLGQSRTLVQIDLEACERLTDVTPLSQIRTLEVVNLNGCKNVVSGLKSMAVMPRLRLLHLMDVELGSDVLDELKSMNVWVNK; via the coding sequence ATGCCAAATGCTATTGGCCTGCATTGCATGAGTCGAATGCGTGAACTGCATCTAAGTGGTTCCTGCGTCACAGACAGGCATTTATGTAATGTTGGTGTTGGAAAATGCCTTGTGAGATTATCAATCGAGTCATGCACAAATTTGACAGATGTGTCCCTTCTTACGGCTGTTGAAACGCTGGAGGAAGTCAGGCTTGACGGCTGCAAGAATGTAGTGAAGGGTATTAATGAATTTGGCCGCATGCCGTACCTTCGTGTGTTAATTTTGAAAGAAACGAGTGTTACAGATCGATGTCTGCGTGGGTTCGCCAGTAGCCGCAGCCTTGTGAAGCTCTTCATTGAGTCCTGCTCGCAGCCAACAGATGTGTCCCCCATTTCTGCTGTTGAAACGCTGGAGGAAGTCAGGCTTGACGGCTGCAAGAATGTAGTGAAGGGCATTAATGAATTTGGCCGCATGCCGTACCTTCGTGTGCTCATCTTAAGAGAGGTTGGCGTTACAGATCGATGTCTCCGTGGGCTCAGTTGCTGCCGCAGCCTTGTCGAACTTGCCCTCGAATACTGTTTACAACTAACAGACGTGTCACCTATTTCGATGCTTGAGACTCTGCAGAAAGTTCGTTTTGATGGATGTAAGAATGTGGTAAAGGGTTTCGGAGAACTTGGCAGGGTCCCTTACCTTCAAACGCTTTCCTTGAATGAAACGAATGTGGATGATAGAGCCCTTTTCACACTTCGGGCCACTGGCAGTTTGGTCGAGCTCTCACTTGAATCGTGCCCGCAACTCACTGATGTGACACACCTTTCCATGATTGACACGCTGCAAAAGATCGTTCTTGAGGGGTGCGCAAATGTGGCGAAAGGTGTAGGGCTCTTGGGTAGGCTTCCTGCGCTCCGTGAACTTTATGCTGGTGCAACTTCTATTGCGGATACGTCCATTTCTGCGCTCTCCCGCAGCGGAACACTTACAAAGATTGATGTTAAGTTCTGTCAGGGGCTTACGGACGTCTCGCCGCTTGTAGATATGAAACTTCTTGAGGAAATCAATCTTGAGGGGTGCAAAAATGTCGAACACGGCCTACCATGTTTGGAAAAGCTGAATTTGTTACGTGTACTCCACTTGACGGAAACACAAATGACTGATGACTACTTACGCGGCCTTTGCGCCAGTTGCAGCATTGTCGTGCTCGACGTCAGTTTGTGTGACCAATTAGTGGACATGTCTCCCCTTGCAAGTATTGAAACGCTTGAAGTTTTAAGGGCCAACAATTGCAAAAGTGTGGTGCGAGGTGTCGGTGCACTCGGTGGGCTTCGGGCACTACGTGAGTTGGGCTTAAAAGCAACTATGATCAAAAATAAGTCTCTCTGTGGTCTCGGGCAAAGTCGTACTCTTGTCCAGATTGATCTAGAGGCATGCGAGCGCTTGACAGATGTCACTCCGCTATCGCAAATAAGAACGTTGGAGGTTGTCAATCTTAATGGGTGTAAAAACGTAGTTAGTGGTTTGAAATCAATGGCAGTGATGCCGCGGTTGCGCCTGCTGCATCTTATGGATGTGGAATTGGGCAGCGATGTCTTAGATGAACTAAAGTCAATGAACGTATGGGTTAATAAATAA
- a CDS encoding 40S ribosomal protein S33, putative — MCSSVAMAEVATAATTAATKKDKKAPQEEVVVQQTDQAQVGVIIKVLGRTGSRGNVTQVRVRLMAEEGSPEANRTIVRNVKGPCKEGDMLSLMETEREARRLR, encoded by the coding sequence atgTGTAGCTCTGTAGCCATGGCCGAGGTAGCAACAGCCGCCACGACAGCAGCGACGAAGAAGGACAAGAAAGCCCCTCAGGAGGAGGTTGTCGTGCAGCAGACGGATCAGGCACAAGTTGGTGTAATCATCAAAGTGCTGGGCCGCACTGGTTCCCGTGGTAACGTGACTCAGGTTCGCGTTCGCCTCATGGCGGAGGAGGGATCACCGGAAGCTAATCGCACGATTGTGCGCAACGTAAAGGGTCCGTGCAAGGAGGGTGACATGCTTTCTCTGATGGAAACGGAACGTGAAGCGCGCCGGCTACGCTGA
- a CDS encoding hypothetical protein, conserved (TbRBP8: pers. comm. C. Clayton, University of Heidelberg), producing MYTSGHPSTRSWGTEGINAPLQQKATYSFPLKQPRRHQQQQQQQQTLGRQFDAESTHQASPTAAKLFVGQLPFETDEKRLYDLFSAYGTVEHIHILRDSQNRSKGAAFVTYSNVEEADTAIFTLHNRYKMLANRMIQVSYAKNSANISLFGACNAIAVHRMNPTNPVPDMANVTPESRVI from the coding sequence ATGTATACCAGTGGCCATCCGAGCACCAGATCGTGGGGAACTGAAGGTATTAATGCCCCACTTCAGCAGAAGGCAACATACTCTTTCCCCTTGAAGCAGCCGCGGCgccaccaacagcaacaacaacaacaacagacacTTGGAAGACAGTTCGACGCCGAAAGCACCCATCAGGCGAGCCCGACCGCAGCGAAGTTGTTTGTGGGCCAACTTCCCTTTGAAACAGACGAAAAACGCCTGTATGATCTCTTCAGCGCATACGGTACGGTGGAGCACATTCATATTCTCCGTGACTCACAAAACAGGAGTAAAGGTGCAGCATTCGTCACATACTCCAACGTGGAGGAGGCGGATACGGCCATCTTCACCCTTCACAACCGATACAAGATGCTGGCGAACCGCATGATTCAGGTGAGTTATGCCAAAAACAGTGCAAACATATCGCTTTTTGGGGCGTGTAATGCCATAGCAGTGCACCGTATGAACCCCACAAACCCCGTCCCGGATATGGCAAATGTAACCCCGGAGAGTCGCGTGATTTAG
- a CDS encoding CDP-diacylglycerol synthetase, putative — protein MKSKSSKQVLLPLQGNISPSAESPRPGSLMTTEGRTRNYKDLINRTVFSLIMAYFFLGLVSIGAEAIIFLLIIILCLMFHEVSRINQRERKNKQLPSVFIMKVWFLCTTMFSMTAYSIRDPLVATYPGAMRYYRNAWMIAFGFPLVGMVGFVLSLRKGMYRYQFMQLAAIVMTLLYVTAQGYAQISNVMRGMLWFVLPISCVINNDTWAYIFGKLFGRTKLLALSPKKTVEGFVGAFVFTIIWSFWFAGFLSYFPHMYCAKTDFHSAFHCEKDPLFVKRDVPMPAFVQALTFNRLTTIRCARVQQHALVFAAFASLIAPFGGFFASGLKRAFKMKDFGDLIPGHGGITDRMDCQGIMGFFTWVYLQSYVYRDENCPSWHTISSCALQLPEEQRRSLLSTLNRSLTE, from the coding sequence ATGAAAAGCAAGTCCAGCAAGCAGGTTCTTTTGCCCCTTCAGGGGAACATTTCTCCATCCGCTGAATCGCCAAGGCCCGGCTCACTGATGACAACTGAGGGAAGGACTCGCAACTACAAGGACCTTATAAATAGGACAGTGTTCTCATTGATCATGGCGTACTTCTTTCTTGGACTCGTTTCCATTGGTGCAGAAGccattattttcctccttatcATCATTTTGTGCTTGATGTTTCATGAAGTCAGCAGGATCAATCAACGGGAGAGAAAGAACAAGCAGCTGCCATCAGTTTTCATAATGAAAGTATGGTTTCTTTGCACTACTATGTTTTCCATGACAGCGTATAGCATACGTGACCCCTTGGTAGCAACATACCCAGGCGCTATGAGGTATTACAGGAATGCCTGGATGATCGCATTTGGTTTTCCACTCGTTGGGATGGTGGGTTTTGTGCTGTCGCTTCGCAAGGGGATGTATCGCTACCAGTTCATGCAACTCGCGGCGATTGTAATGACTCTGTTGTATGTCACTGCTCAAGGGTACGCCCAAATATCAAATGTAATGCGAGGAATGCTTTGGTTCGTTCTTCCAATAAGTTGTGTTATAAACAATGACACCTGGGCATATATTTTTGGTAAACTTTTTGGGAGAACGAAGTTGCTGGCCCTCTCTCCCAAAAAGACTGTGGAGGGCTTCGTTGGGGCTTTCGTTTTTACCATCATATGGTCTTTTTGGTTCGCCGGATTCCTCAGCTATTTTCCCCACATGTACTGCGCTAAAACTGACTTCCACTCAGCATTCCACTGTGAGAAGGATCCTCTATTTGTAAAGCGAGATGTCCCCATGCCTGCGTTTGTGCAAGCGTTGACTTTCAACAGGTTGACAACCATCAGGTGCGCCAGGGTGCAGCAACATGCACTTGTTTTTGCTGCGTTCGCATCCCTTATTGCGCCATTTGGTGGGTTTTTCGCCAGCGGACTGAAACGAGCATTTAAAATGAAAGATTTTGGTGACCTGATACCCGGACACGGGGGAATAACAGACCGGATGGACTGCCAAGGCATCATGGGTTTTTTCACCTGGGTGTACTTACAGTCATACGTTTACCGTGATGAGAATTGCCCTTCATGGCATACGATCAGTAGTTGCGCCCTTCAACTACCCGAGGAGCAACGGCGTTCACTATTGTCGACTCTTAATAGGTCTCTCACAGAATAG
- a CDS encoding cyclophilin-type peptidyl-prolyl cis-trans isomerase, putative: MPLRFTSAFLLGGAMNVFVGGAAYAASKAYTSPYPQNPKNSVVYFDTAVQDGHTWFGTASTSPVGRIEMELFDDTVPITARNFRELCRGYTKATPEGKPLHFKGSIFHRIIPDFMIQGGDITKANGTGGCSIYGVRFKDESFEAKAGRHCGPGILSMANAGRNTNGSQFFICTVPCPWLDGKHVVFGQVLRGFDHVRLIEGHGTPHGKPTKTVIISDSGVLKEPA; this comes from the coding sequence ATGCCCCTTCGGTTCACCTCTGCATTTTTGCTCGGTGGCGCCATGAATGTGTTTGTGGGTGGTGCCGCCTACGCTGCCAGTAAAGCGTACACAAGCCCTTATCCGCAGAATCCAAAGAATTCCGTTGTTTATTTTGATACAGCCGTGCAAGATGGTCATACATGGTTTGGCACCGCATCCACATCACCCGTGGGGCGCATAGAAATGGAGTTATTCGATGACACGGTCCCCATCACAGCCCGCAACTTTCGTGAACTCTGCCGTGGGTACACCAAAGCGACACCGGAAGGGAAACCATTGCACTTCAAGGGTTCGATTTTCCATCGTATCATTCCTGATTTTATGATTCAAGGTGGAGATATCACAAAAGCTAACGGAACCGGCGGTTGCTCCATCTATGGTGTGCGCTTCAAAGATGAGTCTTTTGAGGCGAAAGCGGGCCGGCATTGTGGTCCTGGTATTTTGTCAATGGCCAATGCTGGTCGAAACACCAACGGCTCTcagtttttcatttgtaccGTGCCGTGCCCGTGGCTTGATGGGAAGCATGTGGTGTTCGGGCAGGTGCTCCGTGGGTTTGATCACGTGAGGTTAATTGAGGGACATGGCACACCGCATGGGAAACCAACCAAAACGGTTATTATTTCTGACAGCGGAGTGCTGAAGGAACCGGCgtag
- a CDS encoding UDP-Gal or UDP-GlcNAc-dependent glycosyltransferase, putative (UDP-Gal or UDP-GlcNAc-dependent glycosyltransferase, putative : curated by Mike Ferguson.): MVWSGHKYKRLLPLCLLTLLWFLSLSRFRRVEVPKQRENIQHSFEPTLTTLNEEDLQSVQFIPQATVDVLRRRDFFVAVGFLSPDNNERRRRRYLLRLTSFQYPGVATKSNNFSGELMIAFILARHPDHNYTFSAKLKEEAWHWNDIISLPMDEGKVSTNKTTGDGTHWGPATEIGMSRKVFHWYDFALRFFRNVTYISKADDDAFLHVPQFLADLHTLPRRRVYWGYMKPMTVKDPFYFAAGILYTLSRDVSEAFVAYEPLRKIIRVPYSKEREMEFKPLILENEDIMVARVISYLRLDNLRYYVESCCRFNDLNYGFCSGVRDTSVIIHGVKEGQYADIVNRLGKHRTVANPFYRGYLGWHASCT, encoded by the coding sequence atggtGTGGAGTGGGCATAAATACAAGAGACTATTGCCTCTGTGTTTACTGACATTGTTATGGTTTTTGTCCCTTTCACGGTTCCGTCGTGTTGAAGTACCAAAACAGCGTGAGAACATACAACACAGTTTTGAGCCGACACTTACCACACTTAACGAGGAAGACCTTCAATCTGTCCAATTTATTCCTCAGGCTACGGTGGATGTGTTGAGGCGACgggatttttttgttgcagttgGATTCTTATCGCCTGATAACAACGAGAGACGGAGACGACGTTATTTACTTCGCTTAACATCTTTTCAGTACCCGGGGGTGGCAACGAAGAGCAATAATTTCAGTGGTGAGTTGATGATTGCTTTTATATTAGCCCGTCATCCGGACCACAATTACACATTTTCCGCCAAATTGAAGGAGGAAGCGTGGCATTGGAATGATATAATTTCGCTTCCCATGGATGAAGGGAAAGTTTCAACCAACAAAACAACGGGAGATGGCACTCATTGGGGTCCCGCAACAGAAATTGGAATGAGTCGCAAAGTGTTTCATTGGTATGATTTTGCGCTTCGGTTCTTTCGTAATGTAACTTACATTTCAAAGGCGGATGACGATGCTTTTCTTCACGTACCGCAGTTCCTTGCAGATTTGCACACTTTACCGCGGCGTCGTGTTTATTGGGGGTACATGAAACCAATGACTGTAAAGgatcccttttattttgcaGCTGGCATCTTGTACACATTGTCGCGGGATGTGAGTGAGGCTTTCGTGGCTTACGAACCGCTCCGTAAAATAATTCGAGTACCATACAGTAAAGAGCGAGAAATGGAATTTAAACCTTTGATATTGGAAAATGAGGATATTATGGTGGCCCGAGTGATCTCTTATCTAAGGTTGGATAATCTGAGGTATTATGTGGAGTCCTGCTGTCGTTTCAATGATCTCAACTACGGATTTTGCAGTGGTGTGCGTGACACTTCTGTTATCATACATGGAGTTAAAGAGGGCCAGTACGCAGATATTGTGAATCGACTCGGCAAACATCGTACAGTTGCAAACCCATTTTACCGCGGGTACTTGGGATGGCACGCCTCGTGCACATGA